GTGGTCCAGTCGATCTTTCTGGTGATCGTGCTCGACGCCTTCTTCGCCGTCTTCTTCGCCTCGATCGGGTGGATCTGATGGCGAGCAAACCCCAGCCGGCGCCCACCATGCAGAATGGCGCCGCGCAGGATGACATCGTCATCCGCGTGCGCGGCCTCGTCAATCGCTTCGGCGAGCAGGTCGTCCATCAGGATCTCGATCTCGATGTCCGGCGCGGCGAGATTCTGGGTGTGGTCGGCGGATCGGGCACCGGCAAATCGGTGCTGATGCGATCGATCATCGGCTTGCAGATGCCGGCCGACGGCGCCATCGACGTCTTCGGTCACGCGATGATCGGCGGCAGCGACCAGGATGCCGAGGCGGTTCGCCGGCGCTGGGGCGTGCTGTTCCAGAACGGCGCGCTGTTCTCGACGCTGACCGTCGCCGAGAATGTGCAGGTGCCGATCCGCGAATATTATCCCAGGCTCGACGACCAGCTGCTCGACGAGATTGCCAGCTACAAGATCATCGCGTCCGGCCTGCCGCCCGAAAGCTCGAGCAAATTTCCGTCGGAGCTGTCGGGCGGCATGCGCAAGCGCGCCGGCCTCGCCCGCGCGCTGTCGCTCGACCCCGAACTGCTGTTCCTCGACGAGCCGACCGCCGGCCTCGATCCGATCGGCGCGGCCGCGTTCGACAATCTGATCAAGACGCTGCGCGATCTGCTCGGGCTGACGGTGTTCATCATCACCCATGATCTCGACACGCTGTATGCGATCTGCGATCGGGTCGCGGTGATCGCCGACAAGAAGGTGGTCGCGGTC
This genomic window from Sphingomonas abietis contains:
- a CDS encoding ABC transporter ATP-binding protein — translated: MASKPQPAPTMQNGAAQDDIVIRVRGLVNRFGEQVVHQDLDLDVRRGEILGVVGGSGTGKSVLMRSIIGLQMPADGAIDVFGHAMIGGSDQDAEAVRRRWGVLFQNGALFSTLTVAENVQVPIREYYPRLDDQLLDEIASYKIIASGLPPESSSKFPSELSGGMRKRAGLARALSLDPELLFLDEPTAGLDPIGAAAFDNLIKTLRDLLGLTVFIITHDLDTLYAICDRVAVIADKKVVAVGTIEELVALDHPWIQEYFNGPRGRAAEQSAERAGEEGLRPSSPRQADALSGSDELGTGGGA